A window of the Radiobacillus deserti genome harbors these coding sequences:
- a CDS encoding cache domain-containing sensor histidine kinase: MKRLCRNILRTIRQNSLFFKILFVTLISIITVSVLITFSIFRMSTDLFMETFSITNNKVLDQIKTRFEDFSYSIVNTAIEVQNNGTIKRVLSREGMSSIQTATSSYDVVNQLERIYLNIEPYDANLVLWGEHQHLFNMNYSSWPISWNQLDELDLTRDTFRHSSEILYRYLPPNDSRKESLIVASKALKQRSSNHIYGILYMSIKEKDLKEFYVSYTSEENQVFLLDSEGTIVSSSLDQMIGEKSTELQKASKEFSERDLNYQEIELFGENNILLAEYLPTFNMYLVNTIRKESVMDHIVNMKEIIFISLAIVSLAVFLVFLISRRMTKSLSKLVEQISDMAKYDFNKRIAEDGGYEAKKLAHAFNYMLNELHEYVEIIVETEKKQRKAELEALQHQINPHFLYNTLASVKFMVQQGQKDKATDTIHSLISLLQHALRDVNETITVEQELINLKHYVQINQARYGDRIHVSYFVSPSSYVCRIPKLIIQPFIENAFFHAFTHKKEGFIQVLISENKDFLLCEVVDNGDGMELESLASESNRYKRNKQLFSGIGVSNVHNRIQLLYGRSYGVEISSEVGVGTKVQIWLPSQIDSNQSKENTYI, from the coding sequence ATGAAACGATTATGTAGAAATATTTTACGTACTATTCGTCAAAATAGTTTATTTTTCAAGATATTATTTGTTACATTGATTAGCATTATTACAGTTTCTGTCCTCATTACCTTTAGCATATTCCGAATGTCCACCGATTTATTTATGGAGACGTTTAGTATCACGAATAACAAAGTGTTAGACCAGATTAAAACTAGATTTGAAGACTTTAGCTACTCTATTGTCAATACTGCGATTGAAGTGCAAAACAATGGCACGATTAAAAGAGTTCTTTCTAGAGAAGGAATGAGCTCTATACAAACAGCAACGTCTTCGTATGATGTGGTTAACCAGCTGGAGCGCATTTACTTAAATATCGAACCATATGATGCAAACCTAGTTCTATGGGGAGAGCATCAGCATTTGTTCAATATGAACTATAGCTCATGGCCAATCTCCTGGAACCAATTGGATGAGCTCGATTTGACTCGAGACACGTTTCGTCACTCAAGCGAAATTCTATATCGATATCTTCCACCCAATGATTCACGAAAGGAATCACTCATTGTAGCCTCGAAAGCGTTGAAACAAAGGTCTTCTAATCACATTTATGGCATCCTGTATATGTCGATTAAAGAAAAGGACTTAAAGGAATTCTACGTGAGCTATACAAGTGAGGAAAATCAGGTTTTCTTGTTAGATAGTGAGGGAACGATTGTTTCTAGCAGCCTGGACCAAATGATTGGTGAGAAATCAACAGAGCTTCAGAAAGCGTCAAAAGAATTTAGTGAGCGAGATTTGAACTACCAAGAAATTGAGCTTTTTGGAGAAAATAATATTTTACTTGCGGAATACCTCCCAACCTTCAATATGTACTTGGTGAATACGATTAGGAAAGAATCGGTCATGGATCACATAGTGAATATGAAAGAAATTATCTTCATTAGCCTAGCGATTGTAAGCCTAGCGGTTTTTCTTGTCTTTCTAATTTCTAGGAGGATGACGAAATCACTTAGTAAGCTTGTGGAGCAAATATCGGATATGGCGAAATATGACTTTAATAAGCGGATAGCAGAGGATGGGGGATATGAAGCGAAAAAGCTTGCCCATGCTTTCAACTATATGTTGAATGAGCTGCATGAGTATGTCGAGATTATTGTGGAGACTGAAAAAAAACAAAGAAAGGCAGAACTTGAAGCCTTACAGCATCAGATTAATCCCCATTTTTTATACAATACACTTGCTTCCGTAAAGTTTATGGTACAGCAGGGGCAAAAAGATAAGGCAACCGACACTATTCATTCTCTCATTTCTCTTTTACAACATGCACTTCGTGATGTAAATGAAACGATTACTGTGGAACAAGAGCTTATAAATCTGAAACACTACGTACAAATTAATCAAGCTAGGTATGGGGATCGAATCCATGTAAGCTATTTTGTTTCTCCTTCTAGCTATGTATGCCGAATCCCGAAGCTCATAATCCAGCCTTTTATAGAAAATGCTTTTTTCCATGCCTTTACTCATAAGAAGGAAGGATTTATACAAGTACTCATCTCCGAAAACAAGGATTTTCTTTTATGTGAAGTTGTGGATAACGGGGATGGGATGGAATTAGAAAGCTTAGCAAGTGAATCAAATCGGTATAAGCGAAATAAGCAATTGTTTAGTGGGATTGGAGTATCCAATGTCCATAATCGTATTCAATTGTTATACGGAAGAAGCTACGGCGTGGAGATATCTAGCGAGGTAGGAGTGGGAACCAAGGTACAAATCTGGCTGCCTAGTCAAATAGACTCTAACCAATCTAAAGAAAATACTTATATATAA